Within the Oscillospiraceae bacterium genome, the region CGACGCAATCGCCGACTGGTTCAGGGGGCTGTTGATCGACGGCATAATGCACAACTTCACCGGCATGTTCGAAGACATGAACACAAGGGTCGGTGAGATTGCAGGACAAGTAGGGCAAACGCCGGAGGGCTGGAACTCCGGCATTTTCGCCCTCGTCCGAACCCTGTCAGAAACGGTGGTCATGCCCATAGCGGGTATGATATTGACTTTCATTGTCTGTTACGAACTGATACACCTCGTCATTGAACGTAACAACATGCACGATTTCGATACGTTTATCATATTCAAATGGATATTCAAGACATTCTGCGCGGTCTATATCCTGACGCACACCTTTGACATTGTGATGTTCGTGTTTGCAATTGCACAAAACGCAGTGAACAACAGCGCGGGCATCATAGCCGGAAGCCTCGACTTGGACATAGCCCTGCTAGAACTCGAAGCGCAGCTATCGACCATGAACGTTGGCGAACTGATTGGGCTGTACTTCGAATCGGCGATACTGCGCATCGTCATGAACGCCATCTCAGTCTGTGTGTTCCTCATAATATACGGCAGGATGATAGAGATATACCTGACGATCTCAGTAGCCCCAATACCGCTGTCCACCATGATAAACCGCGAATGGGGCGGCATCGGCAACAGCTACCTCAAAGCCCTGTTCGCGCTCGCGTTCCAAGGGTTCCTCATAATGGTCTGCGTCGCTATCTATGCCGTGCTGCTGCAAGGCATAACAGCAGCACCGAGCATCCACGC harbors:
- a CDS encoding CD0415/CD1112 family protein — protein: MFGLFDAIADWFRGLLIDGIMHNFTGMFEDMNTRVGEIAGQVGQTPEGWNSGIFALVRTLSETVVMPIAGMILTFIVCYELIHLVIERNNMHDFDTFIIFKWIFKTFCAVYILTHTFDIVMFVFAIAQNAVNNSAGIIAGSLDLDIALLELEAQLSTMNVGELIGLYFESAILRIVMNAISVCVFLIIYGRMIEIYLTISVAPIPLSTMINREWGGIGNSYLKALFALAFQGFLIMVCVAIYAVLLQGITAAPSIHAAIWGAMGYTILLCFILFKTGSMSKALFGAH